A window of Cydia fagiglandana chromosome Z, ilCydFagi1.1, whole genome shotgun sequence genomic DNA:
TGGAGCACTACCAGCAGCCGGACCCGGTGGGGCTGCCGGGCGCCGACGTGCCCGACCCCTACCCCGTGCCCGACATGACGCACTCCATATCGTTCGGAACCACGCTGCACTTCAAAAATACTCTTGTCTATGGCATTAGCAAGTTTCGAATTCTACATATCAATGCAGAAATCGGAGACATGGAGGTATAAGTAGAATTCCGTAACAAACTGTATTAAAGACAACATTCTGGATTGTTTTATATGATTTCTGCAGAAATACTTATATTTGCTAAATACAACAGCGAGTAGTACCTACCCGGAGATCCAGAAGTAGTTGTTATTGAATTTGGAAACAATAATTATACCGCGGGTCATAAGATGGTGGTAAAATAATGATGAAATAAGGGAAAACCCTGTTACGTGCGTTTCAAACCAGTCATATTGATAGTCAGAAgatgatatttttgtttaatttataacGATGAATTTTACAATCTGAAACGTTTAAAATGCGACGTGCGAAATGTTATTATAGTTAACAAGTTATGTGCCTGAGTTATTCTTACTTCTATCGAATCTTATCAAATTTAAACTACGACCTTGGAATATGCTCCTACAGTGGCTTGATATTACAAGGTTTTATTTGAATACTTGAACCACTTGCTGAACTCTGAGTTTAAAATATCTAATAATCTTTTGATAGTCTTGTCTAGTACCTAACCAAGCCAAACTATTAGTTACAGCCCGTGAGCTCCACAGGTCTAGAACTTGTCTAGAACAAGATTGGCTGTCAAATATCAAAAGTGCGCCTAAAATCGAAAGGATGTCAAGTGTCATTGGAAGTATTGAATTCGGAAATAATATGTGATTGCGAATGCGTACACTATTTGCTTTTGTAATAGTATAAAATACGTACCTACAAGATAttattattagtaattttatatcaAGCAGTTCAAtaattaaccgacttccatttcatagaaggaggaggttctgtattcggttgtggctatttttttttctatgtacgttcaccgattactccgacatccgtagtccgatttgagtaattctttttttgtttgaaaggagatacctccgagttggtcccattttaatttggttctgttctgatgatgggatccatgaggaattgagggaactcctcaatttttaaaggcacatacatggtgatttgggtgttttcttaagcaactcgagcattttctcccgaaaaccaccactttgattaagtagacctgatgatgatgattgttttgatgataatgatagtatgttcagcgattactccggcacctgtgatccgatttgagtaattctttttttgtttggaaggagttacctccaaggtgtttccgtattatttttggttctggtctgatgatggaatccatgaggaattgagggaactcctcagtttttaaaggcacgtgtaaagtgatttcggtgttttctaaagtaactcgagcatttgcttccgaacaccgccaatttgatgtagtgcaagtgtagccttaccacgagtttgacattgacatattcgctaagttagcgacgctaacgtcttcgtaacttactttttatgcatatcgctcgcactaatatgccagtacgagcgagatgcaaagaaagtaagttacacacacgctagcgaataaatcaatgtcaaactcttggtaagctggtaagactactgatcgggggttagggttaggagttaaggggtcggggattaaggggtcgggtaatggtggttgaaggggtgctggttcagggccgaggggtacatggatcaggagttgatacgctatgaggttgagtgatcgggggggttgagggattggatcagtggcggggcggaggatggatttagtgtagtgacaggaattataatttcccagacagactcgagaaaattccagattacatatttattaaagtagatacacgaatttagtgttaatcatgatgttgtttttcattcacgcgtcgcgctattaacaatgcgttaaaactaaaaatggaaaaataaaaactttttacaaaaaaaagaaaaccgacttcaaaatggatgaaataaaatattatcctttttaagtctatgcgttaccaactgatatgtttgaagtcggtgccaagccaagtagtaaagaatacccgtcaaaaataatcagctttatgactataaatcccattagaactgtaccattagaactaataataaatgtgtaagtaattctgtctgcctctttgtcgccttttcatggctaaacacctgaaccgctttaggtgaaatttggcaagaacgtaaattccttgaattgttttatattttgaaatgtagtcctctgaataagagACGGGAAATAatttcagtcccaatcccacgcttgcgtgccgacaaacatggtacggactgtgccaagaaggtttgatcgtgtgttctgaggtgtgttcttaggtacagtcgacgtcaaagatatgtattatacacttttgcaccttactcctttgtaataagacgaaaagtgtaaacatatttttaacgtcgactgtacctacagaaagtacgttcattgtaaggcaatccaacgtacatccttatcgaatcgcaccaaaatcatggtatgcttcaaaagttggcttggcaccgacttcaaacatatcagttggtaacgcatagacttaaaaaggataatattttatttcatcctttttgaagtcggttttcttttttttgtaaaaagtttttatttttattttattttaacgaccGCTCTGGCGTAGTGGGTCTGCATGGGTAGTGCCTGCAGATGAAACGTATTAATGCCTATTAAAGAGCGTTTATTTGTGCGATGAgcatagggaatgcaaatcgtttattttttgtatggatataaccgcggtttcggttaataaccgattatttccatacaaaaaataaccgttttgcattccctagatgagcacaaatatttgttcctgagtcatgggtgttttctatgtatttatatattatacatatatttaagtaatatcgttgtctgagtacctacaacacaagccttcttgagctgcCTGTGGGAGTTATGTAGagtgtcctataatatttatgtattaacaGTTTCTAGATTATTTCCTAGCTTTAATGAACTCAACACTTGTTATCATCAGTGATATTCGACATATTTAAATAGAGTGAAAATGGAAATCTATCtttatgaataaaaatgttatgacacaaaaataaaatataaattttaacaGCTCGTAAGTCGTCAGCAACGTAAGAAATAACTACATAAGATCAATAGAATACCTGCAAAAAGATCAGAAAATGGAGCACAAGGGCGGGAAGGTTAAAGGGAAAGCTCGAGGGTAAAGAACTGACGTGATTTTTTAACAAGAACTAGTTATAAGGTATATAAGATAATTGTACAAAAATAACTGTAATCCGGTACGTTTTCAGGTGACTGCTGCCTTATTGATAGACAATCTGCAAGCCAAAGGGAACTACACGCTATCGACATGGTTAAACAGAAACAATGGGCCGTTCACAGTGCACGTCAGTGGCCTCCATATCACCGCCAAAGCCAATCTCGGGGTAGAGCGAGACGGAAAGCTCAGGGCTCAGGACATTGCCATGGACATGTCCTTTAGCTCAATGGTTGCCAACTTTGAAAATCTTGGCACATTCGCCAGCATGCTTCAAAGTGTCATAAATTCAGCTGGTACTCTATTATTTGATTCGATCAAACCATTCGTCCTCAAAGAAGCCTACACCAAAGCCAGAAATGGAATTAACGAAAAACTGGAGCAAGTAGCCGGAGATGTACAGTTTCCTAATTCAGTGTCGCCGTTAGATATGGTGATCGCAGACGCCCGAAAGATCGTACAGGATAAGGGCATGGATCCGTATAAAGTTAAGGATTATAATACTACAGTCAGCATATTCACTGTGTCCTTGAGTAACATATGGATTACAGGTATATCGTCTTTTCACCGTGTCGGCAATATAACCTTGAGAATGGAAAATAATACGGCCGTAGCCGACTTTGAAATAGGCACACAGAGAATGTTGGGTACATTGCAATGGGATTTTTCAGCTATCAGAGGCCTGGTGAAGCGTTCCGGGACTGGCTCATTTTCAGTTGAATATCTGAACGCAAGAATTGTTTTGGCCCAGCCACTAGACGTAAGACTTACTCCCGAATTTAGAGACTTAGATTTAGAATTGGGTAATATACAAGTTCGTTGTGATGGGGCAGGCACTTTGGACTACGTCATTGAACTGTCGGTCAACATATTGCCCAATCTATTGCGTTATCAGATTATGGATGCTTCAGAGGGTCTAATAAAGGGGAAAGTGCAACAAGAACTAGATAAAATCAATGTCGAAGAAACAATTAAAGAAGAATTACCAAAAGTGGATGAAATTCAGCAACAAGGGTTTAAATTATCATCTCTAAAAGATGTACCCTCTGAGACAGAATCTTTTAATGAAgatgattttttcattttttagtTAAATACCTACCTTAAAAAAACCTGAgttacatattatattactttttgATTATTGTAGTTTATTTATCTACCTTAACCTTCTCTTAGGTACGTCTATAAAACCAAGCCGGCTGACTCTAGCTAtcctacaccttataaaacaaagtccccgccgTCCATATCCGCCgcgtctgtatgttcgcgataaactcaaaaactaccgaTACCATTTCATACTGATTGTAATGGTCCATTACgctatataataaattaatgtcTTAGGCCcaattgcaccatcccactaacccgggattaaccagttaaacctggagttaccatggttaccagtacaatttgacactgagtaaACGGTTTAACTgcataaccccgggttagtgggatggtgcaagtgggccttaggagTTATCGTAAATTAAAACTTTGGCGCGATTAAATCAAGTGAGCTAGCCTAGGTGCCGATGCCGCACAAAAAGTAACTCGATCCGATAAAGCTTTactacccgtgcgaagccgtgGCCATTTgctagtataggtacctaaaggtATATATGTATAGCTGGCTCAAATCTTGTCTCTTGATTTTATATGAACACTGATATgttcatacatatttatatgaaCCAATTCCTGGCAGGTGGTAAAGTATCTGATGCAGTTGAAATTGGGTGTACCTTACTACCTTAATTTCGATGACAATCATGAAGCTGATCGTATGATGCAGGACTCAGAAGGCAGCAAACGGAAATCATTGacaacaacaaaaacaacatcGACTAGTACGTATGGACATGCAAatgagaagaaaaattgtgtgtcattaaatttattatgacAGTATTAACTTGTTATTAAAAATTTCCGCGACTCAAGTCCAAACAATTTAGTCTTAAATGCCTTACGGAAAACGTTCGGAGTAAAATTCAGCCTACTTACTTATTGTTGGAAGCGTTGCCAGCTCTGGCGTAATAGCCAACGTGATATTCGTTAACGCttcatatagttcgttttttttagcattagacattaggtaaacaatcttgatgtgtcttttaatggaaaaacacattttaaaaataagttacggcaaatatgtaacaattatgaatctaatacgatcatttatattcttctgctttcataagtaatagtttttgatttttacgaaagcgtttttcaattaaaagacatgtcaagatcgcttaccttcttgcaacttctttctaatgctaaaaaaacgaactatagtgaacGGTCGCACTAAACGAAAGAATGATAGAGAGAGTGACTACGATACGATACTGAGggttaacgattggcacgttggctacgcaccctacACTATGTTcccaattttaatatatttttcaccacaccagctcggaaaggcttactttgcacttcaaaaactgatagcaaagttgcattttattcacatgtgaggcaaagtaatcgaatgcaaattttgacttgttttcttatgtttgctggtagaattgacttttaaatgatgatttggggtgataaatatttaataatattcatttggatttgattttgtttgaccattgtttgatattttacatttaatatttgcttcgggttggtgttgtgaaaaatgttgtgtttcactcgggggcaagttttgtttaaccctcgtgctttgaaaccctcgcaacgctcaagattccgtatttcgaaccactcgctacgctcgtggttcaattttggaatctttcgcttgctcgggtatcaatattagcacgagtggttaaacaacaactttgcccccttgtaaaacaaatattatgtaactattttttatatttatgtgtCATAACCTGCACATAACGCCATCTTGCGCGTCAACTGTACAGTGCCAGTAATAATAAGGCAGCACTCTTCTATGGCCGCACTAAATTGTGATTTCCGTAATGATTACTAGATGGCGTCCTGCAACTGGTTCGTATGTATTTCGATAAAAAAAGTGTCAAATTAATCAATCAACGACTTTTTTACctttatacatattacaaaaaccggccaagagcatgtcgggccatagGGCCATTGTTCGAAGTatagggtttcgtagttacgttaagagcccatcaacgtgctcaccagcgccactgctaaatcaTTGTAATTATAACTATGGgtccaaaaatatgaaaaatcgtgtaaaggtaattttaaagtgatgggtgggacatatttatttttactccCTTTGTAGGTAAAAAGAGAATAAAAATGTCTCATGGTGGAGGGTTAGAGGGGGAGGGGACACATTTTTTGGAGGtttccgtagtcaactaggaatCCTTATAATTTCGCCATTTCCGCCTGCCTGGGCCggatcgttagtgctagaaagctgcaatttggcattgatacaaaaattacaaaatcaATCATGGCGACTTGGCGACAAATTGGTagaataaaaagtattttttttttacgttatgTACCTTCCCGGTTTTTTATGCTTTAACCTTatgtgtggggtgtcgttggattaGATAGGTCTTTCAACACAAATAGggttcttaaataaatattatagataatgtgaatattttcaatattaaaaataaccaaattatttGCCTTATTTGGGAAATAAGTTTTAAAGTAGGTAAATTAACGATATAAATACACACCTTGTTATGCCGATTTAAAATGATTCAAACAATTATTCCATCTCCAGCTTAAGTCCTGTTTAAAATTTATACCTTCGTTTggtatacataggtacctaattaggtACTTTGAAATATTACTTAATTGTTGCCTATAAGCATTTCACTTAATGATATTTATTGGCATTATTTTTCGTGTTATGCTAATCCACCGTCAGTAACTAGGAATTAAGCAAACAAGAAACAAAGCGCCGCGTCAACATTTTAAAGATAATCTTATTGTCTGCAATGCATTAACTAATAATGCATATCAAAATAACCACGAGACATCATTAGTACTGAGTCCCTACGATAACAAACTAAGGCAAAATATGACGCGGCAGACAGATAAACTGTGACCCCTCCCGGATGGCGAGTAGTAGAGCGCTAGACGGGAAGCAAGGATGTGGGCGCGCGCGCTGCTAGTCGCACTCCTCAGCTGCTACTGCCGCTGCGACCTCGCTCAaggtacttttttattatttttgttatgaaAAACAACGCGCTGTTTAACATGTCAATAGTTAATCGTGATATTGAGACTTCGCTAACTTTGAGAACACACTGCGTACCTTTGTTTGTCCATTTGCGTTGCTTGTCTGCTTATTATGCGAACGGAATTACTTACTCGTATGGCCTGTTATTTAATCTAATCAATttagattaattattaatattaagtaaaTTGAGTTAAGGCCCAGTAAGTTCGTgttcttctctcactctcactgagcgtaagcGTAAGCGAGATCTTctcttttaattatttattgtacatttttatttaaaaacaaaagtacATAATCGATGCGTTCGCATAAACATACTGCCGATTTATAGTAGCAATTTTCatacttttaatttttgagCATTATTTcttacaaattttaattactcTATCAAGCGAAAGTCAAAAACTCAGGATTCGAATGGACACAGTAAGAGACATAAGAAAGGTCTCAATATTGGTAATTAAATTTATGGCAGCCGTATTCCAAAAAGGCGCTACGACTTTTTAAtaactccgttttctgaactgCACCTTAAATCCATAGTTTCTTTtttcataatatgtaataaaaatacataaactgCTTTGTCTTATCTTTCAGTAGTGAGAACAACTCATCGGTATTCCTACtcgataagtaggtaatacTTATGCTTAAGTAAAACTCTATTTATTGTGTTTTATTCAGATGCGGACATACCAGATGATAATACATCGGAAATGCTAGCCGAGGGTGAAGAAAGGATAAgcaaaaaaattatacaaatCTTAGAACACTTCAAACAGCCGGACCCGATTGGGATCCCGGGCGCCGACATCCCGGAGCCCTACCCGGTGCCCAATATGAAGCAGACGATCTCGTTCGGCACCACTCTCCACTTCACGAACACGGCAGTCTACGGAATCAGCAAATTCCGAATACTCCACGTGGACGCTGAAATTGGAGCTATGGAGGTTAGTACTCGTAAGCTAGCGCAGTGTCGAcatttttgtttagttttattttacccTCACTAACAAATGCCCCCGAATTCGTCCGCGAGGGATTCTATAATGGCATTTTCATACTAACTtctaggtatgtacctatatagagTGAAAAAAAgtagtaaataatattattactatTGATTCATTGGATTTTGGTACCTGACCAGGATGCAAATTTGCCTAATGTGTTGTCATAGAGCCAGAGGCATACCTATTTTTCCATACGTACATAACTTTAACAAATTactcaatggggttggcaactgtcaaaggtttgcatagatggcgccatcattagcttgcccctttttctatgagatttgacttaaagagctggcatccagggtattaaaaaaacaaaaatttggcataattctagggattgacggcgcaagctatgatggcgccatctgctaaaaacttccaccggccaaccccattgactTCTATCTAGAAGAGTTTTTATAGTAAAGAACGTCAACTCTTGAGAAACACGAtgcatattttataaaaatcacAGTCATCAACATGCAGTGGTGATCGAGACAATCGTAGTTCGTTGTAGATGTTGTTTACACAGTTGCATTCTATTGTATTTCAGGTGAACGCGGCTATGCTGATAGATAAGCTGCAGGCCCGGGGCAACTACACCATGTCGACGTGGGTGAACAAGGCGCAGGGGC
This region includes:
- the LOC134678534 gene encoding uncharacterized protein LOC134678534, which codes for MWGPPPLVLFAAAVAAASAAAQRVGQEQSLEAGLEHGEKKISEVILATMEHYQQPDPVGLPGADVPDPYPVPDMTHSISFGTTLHFKNTLVYGISKFRILHINAEIGDMEVTAALLIDNLQAKGNYTLSTWLNRNNGPFTVHVSGLHITAKANLGVERDGKLRAQDIAMDMSFSSMVANFENLGTFASMLQSVINSAGTLLFDSIKPFVLKEAYTKARNGINEKLEQVAGDVQFPNSVSPLDMVIADARKIVQDKGMDPYKVKDYNTTVSIFTVSLSNIWITGISSFHRVGNITLRMENNTAVADFEIGTQRMLGTLQWDFSAIRGLVKRSGTGSFSVEYLNARIVLAQPLDVRLTPEFRDLDLELGNIQVRCDGAGTLDYVIELSVNILPNLLRYQIMDASEGLIKGKVQQELDKINVEETIKEELPKVDEIQQQGFKLSSLKDVPSETESFNEDDFFIF